One Ctenopharyngodon idella isolate HZGC_01 chromosome 3, HZGC01, whole genome shotgun sequence genomic window, CTCCGTTTGTGTGTTTGGAGTAATAAGACGCATTTATCGCGCCCTGGCACTGATATTTACACACGCTGAAAGTCATAAAACACAAATGTCATTAACAAACACTAGACAGTGGTGAAGACTTTTCAGTGTAGTTATGGCAACACAAGAGTAACAACAATAGAAAAGattacaacaataaaaacacgTCATTATTTTTCCAAGATAAAAACAATATGGCCTTATTTTGGTTAATAAAAAGAgattacatacaaataaaaaaaaaaaaaaacatgtggaTGTACGGGTAATAGCATCAGGTGTAagtttgtgtgaatgtgttgGAAGAAGTTTGTGATCTGATACACTGCCAAACCATACAGAGTTCAGAAACTACGCCCATTTTgctcattttaatgttttggtcTCAGTACTTTGGTAATAAGTCTCATGAAATACCACTGGTGTCAAATTGGCGGACGAGCAGATCTCTGTGAAACGGGTCGCGATGGTTTTATCAGCCTGAGAGGCAACGTGAGAATATTTTCCCTGCAGATCTCCACACACCCTTTCTCGCAGATTTATGTCTGTGTAGATTGTGGTGCAGGCGAGTGTTTTGATGATTTTCGGTCACATACACACTTTAGTTTGGACCTTCAGTGACTGGAAATGAAACGAGAGCGTCGCGTCACCTCCGTAACGCGTGTCACGGTCGAGATAAGGTGGTGTAGACGGGCTGCTCCCAGTGAGTCGGGCTGTGCGACTGCGGCACAGAACCGGGATCCGGAATGGCTGTGTACAGGGGCCTCTGCGAGGGGCCCATGTAGGAGAAGGCGGAGTAGAGGCCAGAGGTTTGGCTGGAGTGGGCGTAGTACGAGCCAGATGCCTGGTGCTCGGCGTATTCTGCGAACTGTGCGCGTGACGCCAGTGAGGGGAAGGCGGAGCTGTAGTGTGGCAGGCTGAGAGGCGTGTACGTGACATGTGACCCGCTAGCCGCAGCGGCCGCGTCGCTGGAGAAGTGCGTTTCACTCTTAATCTGCGTTTTCCCACCATCCGAGCCCAAGTGCTGCTGGGACGGCAGCTGTTGCTTGGACAGCCAGGCGGTTGAGTGACCACTAGCGGCCGCCAGAGCGCTGGAGATGCCGTAAGCGTACGGAGAAGCCGAAGACCCGGCACTTGCGCCGCCCGACGCCTGCGGGTGCCCGTTGGGTGGAAGGTACTGGTCGAACTCGTTCACGTCGAACGGCTCCATGTTGGCCATTACATCATGGCTGATCTCGCCAATGTCCACGTTACCGAAGTCGATGTGCGGTTTACCGCTGGCGGAGGAGGAGGCGGAGCTTCCATCTGCTCCCACCCCCAAACCGCTCCTGGAGGCTCCGCCCTCACGCTTCCCCTCCCCGGATTTCCCCCCCTGTAGTTCCGTCTTAGGAGTGGTAGGGGGCGTCGGAGGACTGTGACTCTGACCTGAAGGAACAAATGGAAGAGTTTTAGAGGACATTTgaggtcattttttaaaaagaagtctcttatgctcaccatggctgcgtttatttgaccaaatatgcagtaaaaatagtgaaatattattataatttaaaatagctgttttccatgtgcatatactttaaaatggaaatcatttctgtgatggcaaagctgaatttttagcagtcttcagtgtcacatgatccttcagaaatcattctaaaataatGATTTGCTTCTCAAAAAACGTTTGAAacgtgttgaaaacagttgtacttcgtatttttgtgtaaacagtgatacatttggTTTATCaaggatgaatagaaagttcaagaatttatttgaaaatgaaatctTTGTAAATGACTTCAGATGAATCCTGTCCTCACtgaataaacattcatttcttTCTAAATAAATTCTTAGTGTAGGCAGGTGTAACTCACCTGTAGCGTGAGGGTGGTGTCCGTCGGCCAATGGCGATCCCGCGGCCCCGCCGTGCGCCACCTCCAGGTGCAGGCTcttgtaatgtgattggctgtgacTGACCTCGCCCTCGGAGTGGGCGTCGGCCTCAGAGTTGGATCCCGGTTTGCCGTTCTTGCGTCGACGTGGCTGGTATTTGTACTCGGGATAGTCTTTCTTATGCTGCTTCCTCAAGCGCTCGGCTTCCTCGATGAACGGCCTCTTATCCGTCTCGTTCAGCAGCCTGAAATACACATGCAAAAAATATAACCTtctgcacaaaaacatttaaaaacgtgCAAAATACCAAAATGTGACAGAGAGAAATAGGTCCTGTAACCTGATAACTGGACAAATAAACATACCATCACAATAACCTCACTCGTATGAAATGGCAACAATCTTATTTAAATCAAGAGAATATCTACAGACTATCAAGTTAAGTGTCGAATGAACTATGATTATTGAATTGTTAAATACTGAGACTGGCTCAGATTTCTCCTCTGAGAGTTTAACACGAGCAGACGATCAGTTTCCAGCTGGTGTATGAACCAACTCTGCGGTTTGACTCTCCACCTGTTATATATGCTGTCATCTGTAGAGCGAGACGTTTTTATTAGTTTAGTTGAGCATCTAGAAACCCAGCAGAACCAAACACTCACTCCCTCATGAAAATAAACCATTTTAGATAAATGCACTACGTAATAACTGCCGTTGGCATACTAGCTCAGGTTAATGGCGCTGTTTACAGCATGTCTTTTCCACAGCAGCTCCTGAAGGGATTTGTCCCTCTAATCTGGCATGTTGAAGGAATGATTATTCTGAGCTAAAGCCCTTGAGAAACTCAAAGCCAGAGGCCGAGTTAGCAGTGTGCAGTTAATATGAGGGTTACAGTGAGGTGTGGCCATCAGATTTGACTAGATCTACAGCAAAACAAATTAAACTGGAGCATCAATTATTAACCGATAGAATTAAAGTAATGAATTGATGGTGGCTGTTTCTTGAGTGGGTTATGGTTGGGAATGTTCAGATGGACAGTTTGATCACCATGGTTTAATGGAGATGCacaatagtttttattattctgCCTTTTCTTCTATTCTGTAGCCTATAAATAAAGCTTTGCCTTACCCTGGCCTATCTGTGACTATATGATATTAATTAGACCATGACATGGCACATTTGTAGTGCCATGGCATCTGATATGCACAACTGGTGGCGCCAGTACAcgttaaattcattttttgctCTCACCTCCAGAGTTTTCCGAGTGTTTTACTGAGCTCGGCGTTGTGCAGGTGCGGATATTGATCCGCCAGTTTCCTGCGCGCGGCCTGCGCCCACACCATGAACGCGTTCATCGGCCGCTTCACGTGCGGCTTGCTCTTACTGCCAGAGTTCACGCGCACGGGCATGGGCACGAGAGTCCAGTCGTAGCCGTTGAGCACCTGACTGACCGCCTCGCGGATGCCGATGGGAAACCGGTCGTCGTCGTCGTCGGACTTCACCGAGACACCTGCAGAGACTCCGGCTCCATCATCACCGACGCCGGGCATCTGAGACGGCTGACCGGGAAGAGGGGAGTCCGGCCCTCCGGGAGCTCCGGACGAATGTCCGGGGGACATAGAGTGACCGTCCTCCGAGACCCCGGGACTCATTTCCACCTCCGACATACTGTGCTCCTCCGCCGACATCGATGCTCTCGCTCTTCGGCCACAGGTGTCTTCGGTAGGTCTAGTTTTTCCTCAAAGGACCTCTTTGTTCTCTAAAAACTATGTTATTTTCACTAAAACAATTGccagtgttttttaaaattatattataggTCATCAAGTGAAACTTTAACACGTTTCTTTTCATACGTTCATATGTTCTGTCAGAATGAATCCATCCGCCGTCTTCCTCAGGATATAGATCTGCTGAAAAACCTGCAAAAAAGTAGACACAAAGGtaattttattcaatattataGGTGGTCTGGagtttttatgttacatttgcATGTTTCTGTAAAGCATTTCTTCTCAGTGTAcaataataggctattattttcgcgttttaatataggctatatcCCAGCTAATAAATTTATGTTCTAAAAACGTTGTGGGAACAACGATTTGCAATGTTTCTTAAACGTCCAGTTTTCTTGTCGTGATTAGAACGTTATGTAAAAGGTTACTTTAATGTTAGTAGCCTACATCGTCCTATAACTTAGTTTTActcacaattatttttattttatgaatatttatctGTAATATTCCAAGAATGTAAACGTCAGCATTCATTATGTACAAATAACAAGGAAAAATATTTTCTCAACTTATGAGAACGTTCATCATAAAGACGTTCCAAGAACGTTTTTCTAAGAACATTATGAAAACGTtctaaatatgttatttattgaACGTTTTACtttaacatttacaaaacattacTGAAAGTTGTGGGAACGTTCCCTACCGCACAACCTCTTCGCTGTTCACTCAAACGCCTCGCGGACAACACAAACCTGTTCAGGAAAAACGGCTACAAACACTAAGGCTTTGACTTTATTTAGAATTCGTCTTTTTTCCAGGCCAATCATACGGTGGCGTCAGTTCGCCTCGGTCTGCGTGTGTGTTATTTTAGCTTCACTCCTGCTAACAAGCTACTGTTGAAGGTTTGGCGGTTTGTTCAAGCTCCCGGGAGAGAGAGTGCTGGAATAATACCGGCTTCATTCCGCCCTGCTGCTGGATAAACACGGAGCGGCGCTGCTGTGGGCAGCTGAATTACACAGTGTTTGTTGGTGAAAGCACAAGCGACGACTCATAACCAGCAGGAAAATACAGAAAGTCATAGCAGTGTGTTTATAAAAACTCAAGCAACCGGCACAGTGAATATACGCGAAATAATTCATTTTGCGTCTATGGCTTAGGCTACTAGGTCTAATTACTGAAGATTAACACCAGATATTGATTTATATACGGCAAAAAAGTCTGTAGCCAGAGATGAGCTTGAATTACTGCGGATCGAATCTCACAAGAACACAAGAACAAACCATCCGACACCAGTATTAATTAAGATCAGACACAGGTGACTTAACTTCAACAGAACCAGATTGATTTAATATTCAGTCCCATTTGTTAGGGTCACGGGAATACAAATGTTTAATCATTTGTGTCCTATTTACTTTTGTGTGAAGTAGTTTCGTgggacaaaaatataaagcaattTGTTTTTAGCAACACGGTCCATTTCATAGCAGGCTAATTGCGCTTCTGAGTTTGCTGTTTTCCATTCAACACATTTCTCGTACAAAGTCAGAGAACTTAAtaaactttctgttcattaaTTTTAACCACTCGCAACTATTTACTGCAGCTCGTTTTTATTTCCCCCACTTATTTGCTCAAATTTGATTCAGTTCGTCTTTGCCTAGAGTAGGGCGGATCATAACGCCTGGTTTGGCAATAATTTGCCCCTAATTCACTCATGCCAAAACATTTCCTAAATGGCACAATTAaacaaatgtgacaaaaaaaaaaattgattcgAACTTCCACTAATGTGAAACGCCATTGATTTGATTCGTTTACGGAATCGTTTGATCAATATAAGTGTTTTCTTCAGAACATTGAagtatattttcaatattgttACAGGAATATACCAGATTTAACGGATTTTGTGCTTGTATTACGAGCATTTTGGCCAAAGATAGCAATTATTGCTCACAAACACGCAAGTAAAAcagaatatatacaatattcaaaaaaacaaaaaacaaaacattgataACATAACtgcaaatacataaaatagGCTACATATTATGCACACGTATCAAATCAAAGTATTCAAATCCAGCTGTAACTTTACTAAAATATCGAAGTGTATATTTCGAATAGGATAGATTAAGCCGTTTTTCCAAGTTAAGACAGATTAACCCAACACTGATCTACACATTCACGCAAATCTCGAAATGTACACCCCGTGACACCAACTTAGTTTTAAAGTGTTTGTTAAATAATCGCATGCATTTTAATCCATTTCGATGagaaactttctttttttacaattataactCAAACTACAGCATACATAAACCGAACAGAAAACGAATTCAAATGAGTATACAGCGAATAAGTTCAATTCGATGTATATTTATTGttagtaataatagtaataagtAGAAGAATTTCTCCGTTTAGACATTGCAATGCAGTATATTCCCATGCACACAGAGTAAGTGATAGACAGAGAGAGGTAATAATGTCAAGCGTCTTACTGCACTGAAAGCAGGTCGCCCGCCCAGCGCGAGAGTCCGTCGGTTCAGCCCCCTCGCTCGCGCTCTGAATGCCTGCTCTGTGTCGCGCGCCGGGGCTTAAAGAGCCTCGTTGTGTGAAGAGCgagaaaaaaatcaattcatggaaaaaaatctcttaaaGGAGCAGCAGAGGCCCATCGGGTCCTTCTCTGATTGGCTGCCGGATTTCGCCCTTAAGTTTCTCAGCAGAGGGCGGCGATTTCTGCTGCAAATCAACGGCAGTAATATTCGGCCtcttttatttgtgattttaaacttttttatatatatatatatatatatatatatatatatatatatatacatgcatctatatatttaaaacttcatatTCTTGATTTAGTTTTGTATGTCTTTGTCATTATATAATAAAGCAAATTCTAGTTGGAAAaggtgaaattaaaataaataactaattgataaaaaaacaatcaaaataaaactcttAGGCCTATGAAAAAATACTAgcctattttatttgtttatctgcATCTCACGTGAGCATTAACGTCATTAGAGAACCGCGAACATGTtcaattattgaaatattaacttacaATTTCAAGGAGAcgtcaaaaatattttagctcAAAGTTGTTTGGGAAGCACTGCAATAGTATAAGTAGCCTAGTTCTCACATTAGTTATactaatttgtaatatttcaatgCCATTACGTTAGTCTATATTTGATGCAGTTTCGTGATTTTAAACGACTTTCACAGGTGGTCGTTCATTAGTGTCGCCGTGTCCCGGGGGTTGTAGGGTTTCTCTTTCACCTCTTTCCGATCACACTGCCCTGTTTGTTGGCCTGGTTGTGCCTCAGGGTGAATCAGAGGTCCTTCCACCCCGCCGCGCGCCACCGGTCCCGTCAGCAGCTCGCGCACCATTAGCCTGACGGGATTCTGCGCACCTGCTGTGCGCAATAACGTCTTCCTTCTTACTTCAGCGCGAGGCGCGGTCAAGGGTTGTGCAGAATAGCCGATCTATTATGATTTTCATGTACGTCAAATTCATGTACTTGTTGCCACCGGGGGCGGTACCCCTTCAAAATATGTAGAGGTGAATTCGGGTTAATTAGGACACTTTTTCTCACTCACCTCAATGGCAAAAGATGTCCCAAtaaacctgaattcacccttaTACATTCGTGTAATAATATAGGTAGCTACATGGAACCCACAAAAAATAAAGGCTTCAATAAGATGCCAAATAATAgtcatttttggttccccaaagaacagttatttcttagtgtgaagaacatttaaacatCTTTCCTCTAAaattaaaggttctttattggcatcgatggttccatgaagaaccgtTTACATCCATGGAACCACAAAAGGATCTTTATTGTAGGGGGAAAAGGTTCTAAACGTTCTttagaatattaaaatgttctccacgttaagaaaaaatggttcttatTGGAACTGATGACTGAaatgttctttggggaaccaaaaatggttcttttgtGGCATCACTGAGAAAACCCCCTTtattttacactctaaaaaaaaaacaacccaaaatggacaaacccagcggttgggttaaatgtttgcccaacctgctgggttgttttatttaactcaactattgtttaaaaagtactgtattgcttgtttaaaatgaacccaaagtgtGTTGggaatgaacatttattaatgtttaataaattaacatttattaagtttaatggataattaaacaataaacatgtattacatttcttattaataaatgttcaccttttgattattattgttgcctctaaaAAGTgtatctgatttttaatttccaacatattttgggttcattttaagccagccatataggattttttaaataatagttgagatgaaactacccagcatgttggaCAAACAtgtaacccaaccgctgggttaaaacaacccaattgctgcgtttttccattttcaacccaacttgggttgtttttaccccagcattttttagagtgtatgttcTTCActatagatgccaataaagaacctttatttggATGGctaaaatggtaaaaatatctttaaaatagCCTAAAACAATAAAGATTTCCTCTGTGAGCTAATTTTATACAGCACTAAGCCTTAGTTTTATTcatgtatattttaatattgtagaATAGTTAATTGTATATGTGGTATGGTGCGCGCGCAGGCCTGCAGTCTTGAcccgcgcgcgcgcgcgcgcagcGCTGGAATGAGCTCCTGCAGCATCATGTCGTGCTATGCGTTAGTTTTATAATTGCATCAGCGGCCCgtcacataaacacacagagagCGCATTTAACAcgtttaaacagaaaatatagcAAGACGAGAAGCGAGGCAAACGGCGGGCCAAACGCACACAAACACGCGCGCTGTTCTGGTCAACAATAACCTCTTGTATTTCCATCTCGCGACGCCCCCCCACCCAAGCCAAAAAATCATTGCCTTTTTCATTATCCATGAATGTTGACTCTGATAAGGGGATCCTGACCATGAGAGCATCTCTCTGTCTCGGTCTCCGGCGCTCCCGCTCCTTTCTTTGCGTCCTTTGTTTTATCTCAGGTGAATTGTAATCATGTGATCAAACGAACACCCCCCTTCCATTACCCtcttaaatgaaaaaatgaaggaACAAAAAGCAGTTCtgtgtatataaaaaaagaaaagaaaagagaaaagacgTGTGTCTCCCTTTAGAGCGTCTTTTTCTCCGTGTCCCTTCAAACGTACACATATAGAGGGAAAGCCTCGCGCGGCTCTGTGGATGTACGCGGGCGGGCGGGCGGACGCGCGCGGATCTGAGGCCTGCGCCACACTTTGATGTGAGTTTCTCCCTGTTGCTCTTAGGGAAAGTTTGGGAAGCGAGGAGACAGACCAACGCGTTTAGAGAAATATGACTGTCTCCAAGCGTTTAAAACATGAACGCGCAGAGCTGGAGATGTGTTTATCCTCAAGGAACGTTTCAAAGGAAATTGTATTCAATTGAATTGAAGTGTAGCTGTTAAACTGTTTTGTTATTCGTCTTCATCGTGCTTGATTAAGCGAGtgatttgttatttttgatgaTCGTGATTGAAAACAGGACGGGTTTGTTCTGCGTTTCTGTATCGTGTTAAATTGACACTTCTTTACGGCTTTTGCTTCTATAAATTAATTTGCGCTAACGTCGATTGTTTTGTTTCACGTAATAATTTTACATGATCAGAAATGAGCAGTTTACTGTTATACAGTCGTGCTCAGCAAGGACttgttttaattgtaaataagaAACAGATcgattagtaataataattaattaattgtcaTAGTTCAGAAAttgaatttattatatattatcagTTATTCATTCGAAATAAGCTAAAGTGCGCGAGACGTTTGTCATTAGGCTACCTGggctaattattaataattaacgCGCGCCTTGCTTTTCTTGCATTCGGGTTTCTTACAAATTATAGCTAAAATATGGACAAAATTGTTATCgaataatatgtataatattacaattatcctgtttttccatttcaaattcTTACTAAACATCCAATGGTAGTAATAATTCttcttattgttattattattattttagttttttttttcactctctcATCGACTCACGATTTTATTAACGTTTGTTCAAATTAGCTGAATTTGTTTCACTTCGTTTCTACATTTTATAAAACCTCATCTGCATCAAGACAAACAGAAATAATTTCTAAGCAGGATATTGTCAGAATGAATCGCTGGTTTATTATTAATTCGCGCGATAATATCATTAGTTATTTAATCACGAGTTTTATTATAATTCGCATTACTGCGAGAATAAATATCCGTTAAAATTGCGCGCGCGTGAATGTTTTAGTCTGAGAACCATTAAAATTGCGCGCGCGTGAATGATTTACGCTGAGTAACCAAACTAAATAATGATTTGGATCAATCCATATTTGTGAAAACGTTATGTATGCAGCAATTAATAATCTGTCATacaacagcattttttaaatgagcCCCAAACTGAAGTGAATGAACagattcagtgttttcaactgTTCATTCTGGGTGAAACTGATGTTCTCAGCAAACTAACACATTTCTGGCTGTTATTTAATTCTGAGCACAGTTAATTggttaatgtgtgtgtatgtgattgtatgtttgtgtgtgttagtgcAGTCATGCAGCATGTGACAGTGATGATGTGCTGGTTGCCGTTGGAGATGGTGGCTGGGATGTCAGGAGAAGATGATTGTGAGAGCAGAGGTCAAAAGGTCAATATGAGTACATGATTGTCTCATGACCggcttccacacacacacacacacacacacacacacctgatggCATTTTGCATGTGTGCGAGTTTCTGGCACAACAGGAAGTGAAGCGAACAAAAGCCACGGAGAGAG contains:
- the LOC127509935 gene encoding transcription factor Sox-10-like, whose protein sequence is MSAEEHSMSEVEMSPGVSEDGHSMSPGHSSGAPGGPDSPLPGQPSQMPGVGDDGAGVSAGVSVKSDDDDDRFPIGIREAVSQVLNGYDWTLVPMPVRVNSGSKSKPHVKRPMNAFMVWAQAARRKLADQYPHLHNAELSKTLGKLWRLLNETDKRPFIEEAERLRKQHKKDYPEYKYQPRRRKNGKPGSNSEADAHSEGEVSHSQSHYKSLHLEVAHGGAAGSPLADGHHPHATGQSHSPPTPPTTPKTELQGGKSGEGKREGGASRSGLGVGADGSSASSSASGKPHIDFGNVDIGEISHDVMANMEPFDVNEFDQYLPPNGHPQASGGASAGSSASPYAYGISSALAAASGHSTAWLSKQQLPSQQHLGSDGGKTQIKSETHFSSDAAAAASGSHVTYTPLSLPHYSSAFPSLASRAQFAEYAEHQASGSYYAHSSQTSGLYSAFSYMGPSQRPLYTAIPDPGSVPQSHSPTHWEQPVYTTLSRP